The Musa acuminata AAA Group cultivar baxijiao chromosome BXJ1-8, Cavendish_Baxijiao_AAA, whole genome shotgun sequence genomic sequence ACTCACTGGGACCGGGGTACCAGAACCAGCCATCCTCCTCCATGATGATGAACCTGAGAGGGCTCAGCAACAACATGCTGATGAATGAGAGCAGGTACATGCAGCCCCAAGTGATGTACAACAGGTCACCTCAAATCCCTCCCTACACTGCCTACTACAATCCCTATCCCTATCCATATCCCCATCCCTACTACAGGAGTCCTCATGCCAACCATCACCCAGAAACTGGTGGTGGTTATGGTGACCATCTTTTCAGTGATGAGAACACCAGCAGCTGTGTGGTGATGTAAAGGGTGCAGAGTTCTGAGGGGATCTCTGCAGGGGTGTGAGGGAGGGAGGGAATGTGATGAAGTATGCAGTGGTATTGCTTCTTGTTTCTTCACTTTTCTTTTCTGCTGGTAAGAAAAAAGCTGGTCTGAATGGCTTAAATGTTGGGCTGTTTGACACTGATGCCTGTCCAGAATATTTATTTCATGCAGTTATTAGTACAATGCCATCCTGTCctatcacctctctctctctctctcatagctGCTTTGCCTATGTTTAATTTATAGGGTTAGGAGTTTGAGCTTGGGTGGTTCCAAGCActaattatcatgcttaagtgagagagagagagagagagagagtcaaactTGGGGTATACTGGCAGACTTTGTCCCATGCTTTTGGTGCAAGGGATATGATGACAGAAGGGAGAAGATATATCTACAGCCCATGTGAGACAATGTGTAGCACATTCTGAGCAAATGATAATTAATTTGAGTTGATGAACTTTGAGGAACATGAATGATTGTTTATGGTAGAAGCATAAATAAACTAAGAGTGAATCTATCCATATCTGCATTGTTATAGTTAATCACAATATACAACTCCATCAGTTCCAAGGATGTCTCCCATGGGCTCCCATGAGCAGTCATTGTCTTTCTTTCACTTCATTTTTCCTTGCACTCATCAATGGACAGCTAAATTTACACAAACAACAAAGCTGTTTGAAATGAAGATGTCAACTCTACACTCAGAGAAGGAAACATTAGTCTGCTTGGATTAATAATTCCATAAAAAGTTAAGTAAACATTTTCTGCTCAGAAATTTCTACTTGGCACTGAGTTCTTCAATTGGGTGCTCAGATTGCTTGTTAAAATAGTtgcaaaacatgctcatgatgctTTGATTGCACTGATCATCTTTGTCTCTTAAGTTATATGCACAGGTCTGTGAACTTTTATAATAAAGTGTTTTATGACTGTTGAAGACATCAAAATGGTTGCCTTTTTTGAAAGAAGGTATGCCACAAGTCACACATCTGCTTTCCTCAGTCAACAAGTTTCAGTGGCAAGAAAAGTGTAGCCAAACATCATCTCTTTTGAGAAAAGCCACCCCAAGGAAGAAGGGGAGCAAAGACAAAGGACCTGCAACCATGTGAAAGGGAAAGGGTTGAGTTCAGAGACCTGAAAGAGATGACAAAGACATGGATACCAAAACAAGGGAGTAGACCATGCCAAGGTTGGCTAACTGATAAAAGGTGTGCAGGTCCAATGCCCTAAAGGCCACAAAACCCTCTTTGCCATCTTCTCTCAGCTTTCTGGCACAAGTGATGTGATAGGAAGTGCCACAACCCtacatccctttaaaactgttctCAACTCTCCAAACAGCATCTTGATTTTGTTCTCAACACTCTAAATCTAAAGAAATACAATGACAAAAAATTAGATCAGTATGAAACACTGCAAATAACTTGTGTTGCTGGCCAAAAAGATTGGAGTGAAAGAATTTGGAATGAAAGCAAAAGAGCTTTTAGCTGTGTTTGTGTATTTGATGATGTTAGTAAACCTAATCTGATCCATCCTACTATTCTTTCACAAACTATTTTATGGATGAGTTGCTGTTGTTTCAGCCAATGGAGGTCTAAAGTTGGTCTAAATCGATCTCATGATGTCTCACATGATCTAGATGTTGATAGACTGCTTCATTGCATTGCAATCAACTTCTTTTGAATCATGGATCGGCGTCGTAATATTTTACGTACTTATATCGAAGAAAGGATATTGATCATGATAATCGAAATTATGATGTAGATCATAAGATCGCATGATCTTACGGTTCAGATCAAGCCACTTAACAAAGATAACCACATTGATTATCTTCAATTTAAGATGAGTAATTATAATCAATTATAAGACTAACAACATTCATAGTTCATATTAAACTTGGCATCATTCTTATCTTTCCTTAACATTCATAGAATAATTGCAACTATATTCTTAGTTCAtattttaaatcaatagaaacatGAAATGATTTATATTCTTACTTCATCTTTCatctatttgataaaaaaaatcaaaatttaaagcTTAATTATGTTAGTGAAGTAATATGGGAGCCaaacctcctctctctctctctctctctccatgcatTTCCTAACATTGTAGTTTCCTAAAACCCCCAATGGTCAACAAACTTCATTAGTTCTTGACATGGAAATTGATGCTTAAATCAGTAGATGCCACATACAAACTCTTCGACTCTTTATATCTTCTTAATATCTCTAATAATTATTCTTTTCTCCTTAAAAACCACGTTTAAAAAGCACAAATAGAAGTTTCAAGAGCCATGAAGATTAAGAACATAAGATAGGTAGGTTAGGAAGTCATGGCAGGTTTAATGTCCTTTGTTTATTGGGTAGACCTTGACTTGCTTTTGGTCTTTCTTGGTGTTCTTTTGAGGTCTTCCCTTCCCCATTGATGACgttgcacgagagagagagagagagagagagagagagagagatatatatatatatatatatatatatatataattaatgaatTAATTTAGATATAATAACTTTAGTGTAGAATTGGCTTTAGTCAACGTTGGTCAATCATTATAATTTGCGGCATAATTTACACAAGTCAACCCAACCGTCGTTCAAAGAAACCTCTCTGTCTATCTGTCTATCTATATAGGCTTCAGCAAAAGCACCGCCACCTTGATGAGTTGAGCAAACTGATTTGGGTCCAATGGAGGAGATGACAAAGAGGAAACAGCCAGCACAGGATGGAGACGACGAGGGCGGCGCCGCTGGAGGCCGAAGCGGGGACGAAGAGCACCGGGAGGTAACCGACGAAGAAGTGGATGAATTTTTCTCCGTTCTCCGGCGGTTGCATGCGGCCTCGAAGAGCTTCGCTGGCGGAGGCGACCGCCGAGACAACAAGCGGAAGAAGAAGGTGAggaggggagaggaggaggaagccaaggCGGCTGCGAGGTGGCGGCCGAGGTTCACCTTGGAGGACTTCGAGGCTATCGGAGATGGCGGCGTCGTCGTCTCTGATGGGGCGGCAAGTGGTTGCAGGACGGCGGCGGAGGACCCGATCCGTCTGGACTTGGACTTGAACGCCGAGCCCGTCGTCGAAGACCGCGACTGGCAGCGTTGGTTGCGGTGACGTGACCGTTCATGCATGCACGCGCTTTCATGGTCAAGTCACATCCGATGGTTATCACTAATTCCACAAATATTAAAGcaaaataaatgtttttattttggATCTAATTCCACAAATATCCGACGCTTATCTGTCAATATATTCTCACAATTCGACCCGATAATATATCTGTATCTGTTGTTTTCGGATCTAATTCCGGACTCAGTCCGGCTTAGACTTGAACGGGTCATGCATTATACCCGAAACACGAATTGGATCCGGCCTCGGGAACCGGGTTATCGGAGTCCATTCACATCCCTAGAAATGCGTGCCCGAGTAGCGCAAGGCCCAAGTAAGGCACCGTGATCAGGCTCACGTGCAACGCACACCCCTAGCCCAGCCCAGATCCCAATTCTCCTTCCCTTAAAGCGCAGCTCTTCTCCAACCCGCTTCCAAACTACCATTGGTTCGACCCGTCTGACTCGTCACCAGAGATGTCATCCGAGGGACCCACTCTCTATCGGATGTGAAAGTGGCTGCGAAGGTGGGTACCGTTCCGGTGGGTAGGAGAAATTTTGTTGCCCTTAATTAATTTTTACTCTTCCTGGCACCGGGTTCCTTCGGATTCCAAATTAGAACGCCGGTCGCTTCGATCTTACTCCTCCAATCCCCACGAATCATAGGAGCGATAGGGATCGATCGATAGCTTCCCTCGCCCGAGGAAGACGATCTTAGCATTCGATTCACCCGTGAGCATTTCGGCGCTAGATCTGTTTGTTGTTTTACCGGTAGCTGCGTGAGCGTGTTGTGTACGGCTGGGTCGTGGAATATGGAGGTTTAGGTCGGAGGGCGGAAGCTTAGGGGACAAAGGGTGGGCAGAGGGTGAACGAAAGAGCGGGGGTGTGCGTGGAGAGAGGGGGGCTGAATCGAGCGTGGAAGATGTCGTCGGGGAAGATGGAAGGCCCTTCGGCGCCCGCCGTCCGTCGAGATCCCTACGAGGTGCTCTCCGTCACGAGAGAATCGTCTGACCAGGAGATCAAATCTGCGTACAGGAAACTCGCCCTCAAGTATGTCTTGAATTCTACCTTTTCCATTACTTTGATACTTCTTGTTTCTTTTATCTACCATTTTAGGGCTCgcagtttcttgaattcaaaaaaaaaaaattctttccatGAAATATTCTGCTTATATTGATAAACACATGCGAAAGGCACTTACTGTGAATGCAATAAACATAGTGTGCATGCGGTATGTTCTTGCAGAAGATCATATGTGAAAAGCAGGAATCTTTCCACCCTCTTAGATCTGAATATGCAACCATAAATTCTAGCGACCTAGTTAATGATTGAATTTGTTTATTATAGCTCCAGCCTCTGTATCGAATCATAGACTCTTCACTGTCGGGTTCACATGCATCTTAGACATCCGAGCATCAGATTTGCTATCGAACTTCACCGCCTCATATGATTGTAGTTCAAGATTTTTAGCATTACCATTCTGATTATGTTGCCTTGTAccttttcttcttcccccttGGCTACTCTCAGTAACATGCCATGATTCGTGAGCTCATGGAATAGCTAAGGTttgtatataattttttcttgctcctctctctctctctctctctttcttttccttttgactGCTTCTGCTGACACACCTATGATGGCAATAGCTTTTACCCTGCCATGCTAATAATACACACGATTCTAGATGATGGTCAACATGAGCCAGTGCTCTGAGAAAAGAAACCAAAACCATATTCGAATAAAATTACAGTGATGTCTGGAACTCTGTTAGTTTCATATGATTAAAAACTTTTGAACCCTTATTATATGGCTTCCTGCATGCATGATAGAAAAGCTTCAGGTAGGTATGATTAATGGAGCGGCTTAAGTTAAATAAATAATTGTAGATGGCAAATAAAACATGGTTGAATATAGAAATGGCATGTTAGTACTTGAAATCTTGTATCACATATTGGCCAcataatctcaaaagttgcaatcTTCAATGATGAGCCTCAGATGCCAACCAAAAATTTTGGGAATTGTTGGTTATGGTTATATATATTTTTGCTCTTGAGGATCATTGTTGCATAAACATTCTCTATAATTTAGTTAATTTATCTTTTTCGTTTATGGGTAATGATTATGTTTTCCTAAATGCTCGACAATATTGTGTTAGATAGTATTTTGTCacaaatattattaaattttactacttatattaaataattttgtgGTTTCTAATACATATAGGTACCACCCTGATAAAAACACAAGCAACCCTGAAGCTTCAGAACTTTTCAAAGAAGTTGCATATTCTTATAGCATCTTGTCGGATCCAGAGAAAAGAAGGCAATATGATACTGCTGGTTTCGAGGTAATTGTCTTTTTGAGGTCGAGCATAAATTTCACAATACTAATTCAGTTCTTAATTTATTCCTAGATTATTTACCTGAGTGTAATGGAGAAACAAAAGATGGGTATTGCATATACATACAACATGATATTGGCATAGACGTGTACATGGATACCAATGTACACCAACATTATGGGCAATGACCTATGCTAGGCCTATTAATGTGTGCTTAGTCCATTCAATTATAATTAAATGGAAATTTGATTGGTTTATAAGATTTTAAGTGATTAGAATTAATAAATTAGACTGTGATGCGCCAGTCTAGCAGGAAAATAATATGTAGTCCATCTGATTTTCTGCAGTACATTCGGGATGCATTGATCACACATTTTACCCCTTGAGCTAGTTAAGTCAAGAGAATATATTAATATAGGATTGCATCAAAGATCTCCATTAAGTCTCTATCTTTTtatattgataatggatgaacttattGATCACTTACATGATAGACCTCTCTAGTATATGTTATTTGTTGAGATACATGAGTAtctaagtgaaattaattataaacttgagctacTAAGGCAAtccttagaaactaaaggttttaggtTAAGTAagactaaaactgaatatatgagATGTAATTTTAGTAATTCTAAGAATAGACAGGAGAATATATCTAAGTTGGATGAATAGAAAGTTCCGTTAAGTAAAAGTTTTAGAtattttggatcaattattcaatgatatggagagatcgatgaagatattatttataaagtaaAAATAAGATGGTTAAAATGTTGAGGGGTGTCATATCTCAATAGCGaaaaaaagatccatatagctgaccctaaatagttgagacttacggctttgttattgttttttgtttgtttgatagCCAGTCTAGGTCAGGAATGATTGAGCACCAATTAGTTGGAACCAAAGTAGCTCAAAAGACATGAAACACATTTGATAACTCACCCTTAGATCTCATTTTGCCATGTCCCTCAGGACCCTACTCTCCCTCCCCTTCTGCCCAACGcccaaaaagagggagaagaggaactgTCAGGTAAGTTCGATGGACCCCATTGAAGTATCCCATTTCTtaatcttcattttcctcttgTTTTTTTTCCTTCACTCCTGGATACTGTACCACCTGATTTGGCTATAAGTACTAGCCTGAGTGATCAGCAGGTTTCATTACTGAAATATGCTTCCTTGATTAGAATAGCCTCATTCTTAGTTATGTTATATTGTTTGTCAACCGTAGCTCAGTTCAATGTCATGTCTTCAAGTTGCTTGTATGCTTGACTTCGTACTTTAAATGGATGGCACCTAAGACTGTATTGTACTTCTTAAACTCAGGTTGATGAATGGACAAAAGCAGATGCATATGATCAGTtatctttattttattactttatttatTCACTTCATACTTATCCATAAAGGTAACTGGCAAATTCAAATGACTGTATAGTTAAATAGCAGAACTGTCACATTTAGTTAGAGCTTCAAGCAATCACAAGCAACCAGAGAATAGTACTTGAAGCTCACTTATGTTCAGAGGCACTTGTTACAATTGATATTATTGTGTCCAGTCAATCACGAATGATGAAACAAAACCTTTTTTACTCTTGTATTAAGAGATTCCATTTAAACGAATAGCATTTTTGTTAACTGTAATCCATGCAATAAATTTGAAGCTGGTGTCTGATTTAAGTAGttatttaaatgttttgatagCCATATGAAAATGTCATAAAATGTGTGTACCTCTTTAAAATTGCTTGTCTCATGCATAGtcccttctccttctctcttATAGTAATTTCTTTCCTTCcactgccccaaactagtccactATTGGTAAAATATTTGAACATTTTTAGCTGAGAAGTGTAATGTCCCTTTTAAATGTTATGATGCTACTATATTTTCTCCAGGGTATGGACAGAAATACTAGGTGCACTTTTGCTTTATTCAACTGTTAGAATATTGTAGTAGATATTGTTGGTATTTCATAAGTGAATGATTAAATTTTAAAGGTTGACCAACTTTTAGGAACTGGGTTAACCAAACCTAGTTATGGTGACTGGTGAGGCATACATACAAGAAACTTTGCAAGTGTGTGCATACGATAAATGAAAAGCAACTTCACCTGGGTATATatgcaggaaaaaaaaaacccttaTTCTGAATCGCAATTTTCTCATTGCTATTTTCACCTAGTGCTGCTTTGAAGATTATTGTAACCAATATAAATTGGTTTGCTAAATCATTCAAAACATTGGGTTTAATTTTAGGATTGGTATTGGAAATTAGTGTTGCACAAGCTGGCTATGCTGGGCCCCTGTCAGGCCATGCTCAGCTCATAACCTAGGTTGACATGGGAAGAACCAGCATGACAAAGATTGGGCGACACTAACATAGCACTGGGTTGGCTCAGCATATATGCTGATTggcttgtttgtgtgttggcacatTATCAACACAAGGCTTGTTCTAAATTGAAAACTTTCATTGAAATTAAGCTAAAAATTCATTATTTTTTCCCTCTTCATACTCATCTCCTATGTTCTCTTCACTTTTGTCCTTTTTCTGGTCTTCCTTATCAAATTTAACGTTgagatgtttcaggatcattagtTGGGGGAGTAACTGATATGGGCTTTCTAATTATCTTTGTTTAAAGCCCTGGGGTGTCTGAGAGTCAGTAGAGATCAATGTGGAGCATGTTTTCACTTGTGAGTAGCCAATACTATGACCCTAGATTGATACAATGTGGAGCATAAGATATCGATAGTCTTGTGAGCAGTTCTGATGGGCATAAATAAGCGTCGAGTGATTTTAAAATACTTGGTAAGCCAGGTACGCTGAGATTTGTGGCTCCAGCACTGGTTCAAGTGAATCCTGATTGTGATGACTGGTCTGTAAAAACTCTGTTGTTTCGAGATTTTGAAAACTGCTGGAATATTGGTtgtgtttttcttttatttagcTTAGATTCCCACTTTTGGTCTGCCTGCACCCATAACCAGCAGTGATAAGTTTTCTAGACCTTGTCATGAATAACATCTGCTGTTCAGGTCTTCAAATCCTTTAACCTTCAATTTATTTCTTGTGTATCGATGAGCGGTCTAAAACAACATTTTGCCTGTCTTAGGCTTTGGAAAATGAGAACATGGATATGGAGATTGACTTGTCCAACCTTGGAACTGTAAATACCATGTTTGCGGCACTTTTCAGGTGATATTGAAATTGAGTTGACTTGGTTGTTTATATTATTGTCCCTCTAAGTCCATCATCATTTTTAATTTCCTAGCAAgctgggtgttcctatcaaaactaCCATTGCTGCTAATGTTCTGGAAGAAGCTCTAAATGGAACTGTTACAGTTAGACCACTTCCTCTTGGAACATCATCCAATGGAAAGGTTCTTCTTCTAATTTTATCTTGCTATGAAGCCATATTTAATGTTATTCTCTTCCTAATCTTCTCCATGTGGATGCAGGTTGAAAAGCAATGTGCACATTTCTTTAGCATTACAATTAATGATCATCAAGCACAAGCAGGGGTAGTTATCAGAGTAATCTCAGCTTCCCAAAGTAAATTTAAGGTGAGAAAAAGACATTAACTTACTTAAACAACATAGATTTGCTGCATGATGACAAGATGCAACTTTTTTCTTATCCAGTTATTTCCTGTGTTCATTTGAACATAAATTTGTATGCTTTTGTGTGGTTAACTTTGTTCTGGATTTTTCATTGTTGTCACAGCTACTTTACTTTGAACAAGAACCAAATGGTGGCTATGGATTAGCTTTACAGGTGATTGTGAtaaattcttcttgcttttatcATTGTACAAAACAGATGTCCTTGTCTATCTTGCTTTTGGAAAGGTACAAAAAGAATGTTGAATGTTCATTATCATATGGAACTTAATGGGTTTGTTCTATAAACTACAATAAAGAAGCAACCGTAAGAATTGTTTTTTTTGGGGGCAAATTTGGCTTTGCCTTTGATCAAGCATACTGATTACTCGCATTTGAGATATTCACATCATATTTAGCTGTTCTCTTTGCTAGGAATGTAATTTTCATTTTTATACTGAAACAAAATTGTATGCTTATGAACCTATTCTGCATAATGCTGGTACATGTAGGTGGTTCatgattttatagaaaaatattgcTTCCTTAATGAGCAGCATAGGGTTGACTTACGTATAAGTTGGTCCATAGTAGATAAATTAGGTTTTGGTTTGTGTCAATTCCAGTGATTTAAATAGCGCTAGGTGCTAAAAGGCGTTAAGGTCCacaaatgcccgaggcgctaggcgctcgcccaggtgctcgcccgagcaaagcgagacgttaaaatataaaaatatataatataattaataaatataaatatttaaaattttaaattaaaatatgttattaaattaagaaaatctattaacagtattgaaaattaataattttaaataaacctaacaatattaacagtatactgttaacagaaggagaagaaggaagtgtaagggggtgctgagcctgctgattgagaaaagaggaagcggtagcggcagcggagtgtaaggaggcagcggcgacagcggcgagtagcgggagcgggagcaagagcggcgagcagcggcaacatttgcgagcagcgacaatggcgagcagcaggagcaggagcgacgagtagcgggaggcgcgagcgacgacagcggcaccgtttgcaagcagcgacagcggcgagcagcgagatcgggatcgggagcggcagcggcgagggttagggttgagttctcacttatatcgattttagttggttcgattgaaccaactaaccatcagagaccgaaccaggaccgaaccagacctaaaatcctagttcggtcgccttggttaacccaggcgctcgcccgaagcgcccagcgcctgggcttggatgagcgcccaggcggcgcctgtttgaagcacgCCGCCTGGCAGAttagcgaggcactcgggcctcgccttgcctcgcccgagcgcctaagcgagcgcccgagcgcctttttaaatcactagtcaATTCTATTATTCATTGAATAAACTTAAAACTGTATGTATGGTCCCTGAGTAAGTTTCTTTATTTTGTATTATTTTCATCTACATTTAACATTAATATTTGGTTGTATAAGATTGCTTTTGAGCATTATTTTTAAGTAACTTGGTTTTGTAATGTTATAATTTCTGATTTTCCTTCTATTATTTCTGTGTGcacttctttttataattttatttgttttgttTACATTTACTTTCTCTGTTTATACTGATTATCTCTAAAATATATCTGATGAATTCTTTTATCTCTACTAATCTTCGGATCAATGAGTTTATTTTAGTAACAATTATTCTCTACTAATTCTCTTATTTCCTCTTAATATGGTTGAAAACGGTTAATTAAGAGCGAATAATCTGCATGGGGAACCCTTGAGCATCTAGTCATTTAAATTTAAACAG encodes the following:
- the LOC135680435 gene encoding protein NIM1-INTERACTING 2-like, producing the protein MEEMTKRKQPAQDGDDEGGAAGGRSGDEEHREVTDEEVDEFFSVLRRLHAASKSFAGGGDRRDNKRKKKVRRGEEEEAKAAARWRPRFTLEDFEAIGDGGVVVSDGAASGCRTAAEDPIRLDLDLNAEPVVEDRDWQRWLR